The DNA window CACGAGCAGTCGATGGCACTGCTGCGCGAGACACGCCCGGAGAAGGTCAACGTCACGCGGTTTTCGAAGCGCCCGGGAACGGACGCCGCCGATATGAAGGGCCTCGGTGGAACGATCAAGAAGGAGCGCTCGAAGGAGATGAGCGCAGCAAAGCGCGAAATCGTCGGCGACGCCTACGAGTCGATGGTCGGCGAGACGCGCAAGGACGTGCTGGTTGTCGAGGACGGAACCGCCGACTCGGTGAAGTGCCGTGACTCTGCGTACCGCCAGATCATCGTCCAGAACGCAAGCGACCACGGCCTCAAGCCCGGCGACTTCGTCGACCTCGAAGTCACGGCCCACGAGACGATGTATGCGTTCGGGAAGCCGGTGTGACACTGTCGGCTGGTTTTCGATCGGGAACAGATAGCCACGCTGTCAAAACCACGGATAGCAGTCAGACAAGCAAACGGGTGTGACAACGGTCGACGCATGGATGTATCAAGCCGATCCCCGTACTGTAGGAATGGTCTCGAGTCACTATAGGCGATTGCTCGGTACCCGTTTGTATGGGTGAAACAGCCGACCAGTCGACAGTCTGTACGTGGAACGACACTGGCCACGATGGCGCTGGTGGCTGTGTGCCACAGCAACTGCTCGAGGCGCTCACGGACGAGACAGCGCGTAAGATCTATCTGTCGCTCGAGGAACCAGCAACCGTCAGCGAGATTTGCGAGACGTGTGACGTGTCCCAATCAACGGCATACCGAAAGATCACCGAGTTACACGAGGCAGGACTGATACTACGATTTGATCACCGCTCCGGTGGCGTTGCCACACAGTACGTTCAGTCGATGGATCGCGTCGTCGTCACCTACGGCAATCCGATACAGATCGAGTGTGTCGTACAGGGACTCTCGATGCATTGTGAACTCGAACCGTGATGGCGACGCTATCCAGCACAATTCGCCCCGAGAGGGGGCCACCGACACCTATTCTTTTGATGGTTCGATCCGAACACGCGGTATGGTCACACTGTACGAACTGGACGGCTGTCCCTACTGTGAAACCGTTGCCGACCGCCTCGAGGAACTGGATATCGAGTACGAAAGCGTCTGGGTCGACGCCTTACACTCTGAGCGAAACGAAGTCAAGCGCGTCTCGGGCCAGCGCGGTGTCCCCGTCATCGTCGACGACGACTACGGCGTCACGATGCCCGAATCTGCACACATCCTCGAGTATCTCGAGCAGACGTACGCCTGAGGCCTGACGCCTACTCACTCGAAGACGACTGCGCTGTTTTCATCGGGAATCGTTGCCCCATCCTGTGTTGCAAACGCATCGTGAAGACGGTCGTAGGTCTCCTCGAGCGCCTCGACGATGACCGAGGTGTCACTGAGCACCGGCATGAAGTTGGTGTCGCCCTCCCAGCGCGGGACGACGTGCGTGTGCAAGTGATCGTCGATTGAGCCACCCGCGCCGTCGCCGAGGTTGAGTCCTGCGTTGAACCCATCCGGTTCCATCGCCTTCTCGAGGGCGTCGAACGTGCGCTGTTTCAGTCGGGCGTGATCCAGTAGTTGATCGTCAGAGAGGGCTGTGTAGTCACCGGTGTGTGCCCGCGGGATGACCATGACGTGGCCCGGGTTGTACGGATAGTTGTTCAATAACACGAACGCGTGCTCGCTGCGCGCGACGAGTAAGTTCTCTCTGTCAGCCGTCTGCTCGGGGAACGCACAGAACACACAGCCGTCGATATCGCCGTTTTTGTCCTCGCGTTTGATCCACTCGATCCGCCACGGCGCAAACACCTGCTCCATAGTCGGAGACACTCGAGGCGGTCCTATAGTAGCAACTGAAACGGTATCGTGGTTGCGTTCGCGAAACGTACCGGTGAAAGAAGTGGTTTTGACAGATCTACAACTCGTAGTGGTAGAACGCGCGCGACACACTCACCAACGGCTCAGAAGAGTGCCATATAATATCATATTACGCACTCGTAAGACGATACTAACTGATACTGAAACGCCACGAGAACCGGTCTTAAACAGTCTTGAACGATACAGAGCGATATCGGTGATACGGGGCCGTACTAGCGGGTTTCGACTCAGTTCTCGAAATGAAACGCGCCTTTAAGCAACACCTACCGAAAGGTTGCGGTAATGGCAACGACAGACGACTCCTTTAATGGGATGACCGAATACTGTGAATGCTGCGACCTGGAAACGCTCCACGAAGTGTCCGTCCAGATCCGAACCGAGAGCGTCAAAGAAGAGAACGCACAGTTCTCCCGCGAACCCTACCGCGTCCGCGAGTGTCAGCGGTGTGGTGACCGCTCGAGCCAGCGCATGAACAACGCGTAAATCGCATACCAACGCACACAGGAACAGCTCTACAATCGGTCTCCCCCCAATACCCCCTCTCAACGAGGTCACTGCCGAACGTGGGTTCGGATTATCGTGACTTCGTCGTCACCTCACAGCCATCCGGAGTGACGATGATTGTGTGTTCTTTCTGGCTAACGAGGTGTCCATCATCCTCTTTGAGCACCGGATAGCCGTGGACGATGCTGTTTCGCTTGAGCCGGCGCAGTGCCATCTCCGGACGATCCGTCTCGAGCCAGCGCGTCGCAAACGGAAGCGTTCGGAACTCGTCGGTGATCTGGTCCAAGGCATCACGTGCCTGCCGATTTCGGACGGAACCCTCGTGCTCGAGCGCGAAAATCTCCTCGCTGGCACCCTCCGTCACCTTGCCACCACCGTCGGTTGCGAACGGCTCGATCGCGACGACATCGCCGACCTCGAGCGTCGTTCCCTGTGAGACAGCGCGGTTCGGAATGTTCGGACCCGTGTGTTGTTCCCAGTGTCCTAACCCGTGGCCAGTGAGGTTGACGACAGGGTTGTAGCCGTAGCCGTTGATCACATCCTCGATTTCCGCGCCAATATCGCCGGTGTTGACGCCCGGTTCGATCACGTCGAGTGCCGCCTCGAGGGCCTGTTCGGAAGCTTCAGCGAGTTCCGGATTCCCAGAGAGATCGACGGTAATCGCCGTATCAGCGAGCCAGCCGTCGACGTGAACACCGATATCCAGATTGATCATCTCCTCGCCGAACGTCGAGTCGTCGTCGATTGATGGCGTTGCGTGGGCGGCTTCCTCGTCAATCGAGATGTTGACCGGGAACGCGGGTTTTCCCCCGAGTTCTCGAATCCGGTCTTCGGCGTACTCTGCGATCTCGAGGTGGCTCGCGCCGACCTCAACTCGATCAGCAGTTTCCTCGCGAACCTGGGCGAGAATCTCGCCTGCTTCGCGGTGTTTTTCGTACTGCTCGGACTCGAGGTCGACGTCTTCGTCGGATGCAGCCATGCCATCGGCTTGGGTCGGTCGACAAAAAGAGGTTCCGCCTCAGTCGGCCCGCAAGCCACAGCGACGCGATCACAGACCGAACGACTGCGACTCGAGTCGGAAGTCGTGACCTGAAACAGCTTCGAGAGCCACGGTGGCGTCACTAATCGAGTATTTATTCTGACGGCTGCGTCTGCAGGGCCAACTCACGACCGTGTGTGGACGATCCGTACGCGCCGCCTGCAAGGTCGAAAACAGTCCGACAACAGCACCAACGCCAAGATTGGGTCTCGGTAGCAACGCGTGAACGCGGTCCGGACATCGAAACGGTCGGGAGCCATTATACCGCACCGTTGCATCGCCTCAGATGGCGCTCGCGCGCCAGCACTGGTCGATCTGCGACGGTCGTGAATCCACGCCGTCTCGAGACCACCACACGATGACTGCTGGTGGATCACGTACGCGGGTCTCGAGGCGGTTACGTCGTTCGAGACGCCGTCTGCATTGCGTCACTATTGTACGCCGAGCCAAGCGTCCCGCGAGCGTCGAGGACGATCACGCCCGCCGTCGAACCGGTGAGTTCTGCAAATTCCTCGATTGCGAGCGAGGCGGCCGTGTCCGCCTCGAGACCGCGTTCAACGTGGCGTGCGACGCGTCTCGAGAGGGTGACACGCGCGATGTCTTCGCCAGCCCCGGTCGCGCTCACCGCCGCCGCGGGCGAACAGTAAAAGCCCGCACCGACCTGTGGCACGTCGCCAACGCGACCGGCAAGCGCGAGCCAGCGCCCACCTGTCGAGGTCGCCGCAGCGAGTCTGTCGCCGTCGAACGCGACTGCGCCGACAGTGTCGTGATCGTGTGAGTCCCGATCCGACGCGTCGCCAGACTGTTCGCCACTTCGATCTCTGCCACCCGGATCCGACGCCCCGTACCGCTCTGTGATCCACTCGAGTTCGGCCTTTGTGCCCCCAGTTGGAGCCTCGAGATCGGCCCACTTCTCGCGTGTGCGTTCCGACCAGAGATCGACACCAGTCTCGATACCGAACGCATCGGCCAGCGAGACGGCCTGTTCGCCAGCAATGAAGCCGTGTGGTGTCTCCTCCATCACGACGCGAGCGACGCTGACCGCATGCTCGACGCCGGGCATCGAACACGCTGCCCCGACGTCCCGGTCGTCGGTCATCAGCCCTGCATCAGTGCGAATGTCGCCGTCGCTCTGGACGGCACTGCCAACGCCCGCGTTGAACCGCGGCGAGGACTCGAGGACGTGGACTGCCTGCTCGACTGCATCGACCGGGTCGACTTCGCTCGAACCAGTTTCGGCTGCGCGCTCGAGGACTTCTTGTCTTGGTTCTGGATCGTCAGGGGCGCTGCCAGCACCGCCGTGGACGAGTACCTGCATACAAAGTGCTGCGAGAGCGGGTTGGATAACGGATTCGGAACGAAAGCGGTGTCTGAGCAGGCTCGAAACATCGCCGCAAACGGGAGCCTTTTGCGCCCGCCAGACACAGTCCCGATATGGCACGGACAGCACAGGAATTCGGTGATTGGCCGCTCAAACGGCTTATGACCGAGGTCGTCGGCTCGGGGCCAAAATCGGCCGACGATATGTCTCGCGAGCAAGCACGTGAAGCGCTCCAACGAATCTTCGCCGGAGAACCCGAGGAAACGACCCTCGGTGCATTCTGGCTGGCAAATCGCTGGAAGCGAAACACGCCCGAAGAACTTGCGGGCTATACCGACGTCATGCGCGAGGAGTCGGTTATCACCGCCGAACCCGAGTGTGACCCCGTCGACTGTGGCGCGAACTACGACGGCAAACACACCTCCGCCCTCCTCGGTGTCGGGGCTGGCGTCGTCGCCGCTGCTGCAGGTACCCCCGTCGTCGTCCACTCCGGCGACGGCGTCCCGACACAGAAAGAAACCGCCTACAAACACGTCCTCGACGAACTCGGCGTCCGAATCGATCTCGAGCCCGAGGAAAGCGCCGACATGGTCGACGAGACCGGCTTCGGCTTCTACTACCAACCAGCGTTCAACCCCGCCATCGACGACCTCTACGACCGACGCGACGAGATGGGCGTCCGAACGTTTATCAACACCATCGAAACCGTCGCCAACCCCGCCAACGCCGACGTCCATCTCGGCTCGTTCTACCACCTCGCGTTCGCGAAGAAGTTGACCAGTCTAATCCAAGACAGCGCCGAACTCGAGTACTCCCGCGCGATCTTTTTCCAGGGCATGGAAGGCTACGACGATATTCGCCCAGGATATACGAAAGTCGCCGAATGGAACGACAGCGAGGCGCGTAGCGCCTCGGACGATGCGAGCGGCGACGAGCCGCGAGCAGGCGACGACCTCGAGGACTTCGAAATCGAAACCGCAGACTACGGCATGGAGATGGACAGCGATGACCTCGCCGTCGACGATGTCCGCAGCGACTCCGCGGCCATCACCGAGACCGTCCTCGCCGGCGACCGCGACGACCACTTCGCCGACGCAATCGCGCTCAACGCCGCGTTTCGGATCTATGCCCGCGACGACGTGTCTGACCTCGAGACCGGCCTCGAGCGAGCGCGCACTGTGATTGACGATGGCAGCGCAGCGGCCGTCCTCGAGGACCTGCGCGCGTTCTGAATTCTGGGCGTGGTTTTGGACTATACTGTCCGTTGAGATGGTATAGCGGTGGTGAGACTCGAGGGACTCGAGCGTGCCGTGTCATGACTCCGTACCGGTCGCTCGTGGATAATTCCTGAGACGTCAGGTCGGCACGATCACTCGAGTTAGGCGTTCAGCTGTCTGCTCGCGTCTCAATTTCGAACTCGTACTCTTGTCAACTACAAAAAGAGCCAACTCGGATTTGAACCACGCGAAGACGGTCCTGCTCGTTCGTTCCACTCACTGTGCGGGCTGCGGCTTCTCTATTTCAAATCCTCGCGGCAGCACGTGCTTGCGGCTCACGAGTTTGTTCGCCGCAAGAAGTGGGCCAACTCGGATTTGAACCACGGTCGTTCCCGTTCGCTCGGCAGAGCCTCGCTCACCTCCCACTCCCTGATGCAAATCCGAGTTGGATCCAATTCCTGCCGCTCGCGAGTTTGCTCGCGGCGAAAATATGGGCCAACTCGGATTTGAACCGAGAGCCTCCACCTTATCAGAGTGGCGCTCAACCTGATTGAGCTATTGGCCCGCGTCTGCATTCAGTAGTTGCGTGGTGGTATGTTTAAGCGTTTCTTTCCGCTCTTGCTGTGGGAACCGCTACCGAGAAACCCCGTCGCCATCGTCCGATTCCGAATCCTCGTCTGCATCGCGTGTGCGTTCGGTCCCGAGATCGACGCGATAGCGCTCGGTCGAGTTGCTCTCACCCTCGACAGTATAGGAATCACTGCCGAGATCATAGGTGCCGGCAGCACCGTTGCCAGCGGTTCCAGCGCTGCTCGAGCCAGCCGTACCAGTTGCGTTACCCGGGGCATCCTCATCCGGGAAGCCGTAGGTCCAGACGACGCCGCTTGCAAGGCCGTCGGTCTTCTTGTCCGCGTAGGGGACGATCACGAAGCGCTTGAGGCCGGCGCGGATCGGGATTCGGGTTATCGGGAGGACGAGCAAGAATCCAATCGCGTCGGTGACCAGCCCGGGCGTCAACAGGAACGCACCGGCGGCGATGAGTAGCCCGCCGTCGAGCAGTTCGTTCGTCGGCGGCTGGCCCTGTGCGAGCGACTGTTGCATCTTTCCGAGGGTGCGACGGCCCTCCATCCGCACGAATAACATCCCGACGAGGCCAGTCAGGACGACGAGCAAGACCATCCCAACCCAGCCGAGATACGACGTCTGGCTGACCACAATTGCCAGCAAGACGGCGTCGAGAAACGGGATGAACAACAACGCGAGGATCCACCGGAGCATGCACGGATATAGCCAACGAAGGGTGAAAACGCTTTACTCTCGTTCCAACAACTCGAATTCCGCGGCGTGAACGCTCTCTCGAGTGGCTACTGACCACTATTCTGCGTCATCGTCGTCAAAGCCGTCGTACTCGCGGTTTGTCTCCGTTACGGAATCGTCGGCCGCAGCATCGGCGTCAGCCTCAGCGTCAGTGTTGGCGTCGTCGAGCGGCAACTCCGTCGACTCGTCCTCGAGATCGAACTCGTCCGTCTCGAGTTCGTCGCCACCGACGCTGACGCTGCCGTCTTTGATTTCGATGACGACGCCGTCGTCTTCGGGGGCGCGCCCGATGAGGCTGTTTGTCGCGGTTTCGACCTCGCGATTGACCTCCCAGGCAAAGCGCAGGACGGCCTCGAGTTCGGTGCCGGCTTGGCGGACGCTTCGCTCGGGTGAGAGTGTGCCGAGTGACTGTGCACCCTCGGGATGGAGGTACTGGATCGGATGCGTGTTTGGCACCTCGTGGAGGTCAACCTCGAACGACCAGAGATAGGGCAACGCCTGCAGTGCGTAGCCCTTCGGTTTCGGTGCTTTTCGTCCGGCAAACGAGAAGACAGTTGCCATCGCCGTCGTTCCGGTGTCCGTATCGTAGTAGACACCAGGAACCCCCGGAATTGAAACACGCATACCCACAAAAGCGTCTCTGCAGTCGTGAGTGTCACCCCGGCAAGTCCAAGCCTCAGACGTCGCCAGCTACTGGCTGCACTCAGAACCCATCGGCGAACTTATCCCGGCGATTGATATCGAGTTCGCTCACACTCGAGCCCTCGTGGCTCGCCGCGAAGATGATAGCGTTTGCGACCTCTCGTGGGTCACTCGCCTCGTCCTCGTCGAATACCTCTTCGAACGTCGAGCCGTCGGTTGTCTCGAATTCCGAGCGCACTTCGGCAGGGTTGACGATAGTCACCCCGACGCCTTCGTCCCCAACCTGTGCGGCCACGCTCTTGGCGAAGCCACGGACCCACCACTTCGACGCCGTTCACGAGAGCGGAACTCTCGTGAGCCCGCCAGAACCAGGGGTTCTGGCGACGGCATAGACGGGGTTGAACGAGCGCGGATACTGCCCCGCGAAACTGCTGACGAAAACGATGTGTCCCGCGCGCTCGCGGACGTGTGGAATCGCCGCTCGAGTCGCATAGAAGACGCCGTCCACGTTCGTTTCCTGCATCGTCTCGTACTCCTCGGTCGAGAGGTCCTCGACGTCGCTGCCACGTGAGAGGCCCGCGTTGTTCACCAGAACGTCGATCCCGCCGAACGTGTCGACGGCGTCCTCGATGAGTGAGTTGACTGCTGCCTCATCGCGGACGTTCGTCGGAATGACCAGCGTGTCAACGCCATGTTCGTCCTCGAGATCAGTCACGAGTGACTCGAGTGTGTCCTCGCTTCTGGCTGCGAGCACGACGTTCGCACCGCACTCGGCGAACCCTCGAGCGGTCGCCTCGCCGATACCGGAACTCGCGCCGGTGACCAAAAACAGATCCCGGCGCGACGGACGCGACGGGCACGACGGGCACAACGGACGCAACGGGCGCGTCTCCCGGGTTACAGGTCGTACAGCTCGCCGTACTTCGAGGTGACGTACTCGAGGAAGTAGTCAGCCGTAAAGCCCTCGCCGGTGGCGTGTTCGATCAGGTCGGGCGTGGTGAACTGTTTGCCGTGTTGGTGGATGTTCTCGCGAAGCCAACCGTTGAGTTCGTCAAATTCGCCCTCGCGGATCTGGTCGTCGAACTCCCCAAGGTCGTCCTCGGCGGCAGCGTACAGTTGGGCTGCGAGCACGGAGCCAAGCGAGTACGTCGGGAAGTAGCCAAAGGAGCCGTGGGACCAGTGAATGTCCTGGAGGCAGCCCTCGGCGTCGGTTTCGGGGCGAACACCGAGATACTCCTCGTACTTGTCGTTCCAAACTTCGGGCACGTCGGAAACGGCGAGGTCGCCCGAGATGAGATCGCGTTCGATCTCGAAGCGGATGACGATGTGGAGGTGGTAGGTAAGTTCGTCCGCCTCGACGCGGATCAGGTTGTCGTCGTACACCTGATTTGCGGACTCGTAGGCCGCTTCGGGAGAAATCTCCTCGAGTTCGGGGAATCGCTCGCGTGCAATCGGGAGGAACTGCTCCCAGAACGGCCGCGAGCGCCCGACGTGATTTTCCCAGAGGCGCGACTGGGATTCGTGGACAGAGAGGTCTCGAGACTCACCTAATGGCGTACCGTAGCCCTCGTCGGGCAGGCCGATGGTGTAGTTCGCGTGGCCGAACTCGTGAATGGTCGACGTAATCGAGCCGAGCAGGTCGTCTTCCTCGAATCGGGTCGTCACGCGTGCGTCGAACTGCGTCCCCGAGGAGAACGGATGCGGTGCGGTGTCGAGGCGGCCGCGCGACCAGTCGTAGCCCAGCGAATCGAGTACGTCGCGAGCGAGTGCCTCCTGATCGTCGTCGTCGAATGTCCCCGCGAACGCGTCCGTGGTCAACTCGGTGTCACTCGCTTGAATTTCGTCGATCAGCGGAACGAGTTCGTCACGTAGGCGTTCGAGGACCTGTTCTGCCGTCTCGAGGTCGATATAGGGTTCGTAGTCGGCGAACAGGACCGCGTAGGGGTCGGCGTCCGGATCGATGTGGTTCGCGTACTCGCGTTTGAGTTCGACGAGTTCCTCGAGAACGGGCGCAAATGCCTCGAAATCATCGTTTTCCTTGGCTTCTTTCCACTTCGGATGGGCGTTCGTCGTCGTCTCCGAGAGTTTCTCGACGAGTTCGCCGGGGACGCTCGTCTCGCGGTCGTACTGGCGACGGACCTCGCGGACGACTGCAGCCTGCTCGTCGGAGAGATCATCGGACTCGAGTGCCTCGAGTAGCTCGCCAGTTTCCTCGGCGGTCAGCAGTTCGTGGCTGAGCGACGACAGCGTTGAGAGCTGCTGGGCCCGGGCGGGCGTCCCCGCCTCGGGCATGACGACTTCCTGATCCCAGCGCAGGATGCCGGCCGCGTTGCCGATATTAGAAATTCGTTCGACGCGCGATTCGAACTCGTCGTAGGTATCGGCCCGCTCGTCATGGGCCTGCTCACTTGCCATGCCCGGCAGGTATGTGCGGGCGCTGTATCAACCTCGTGGTTCCGGGTATTTCGACTCGAGGCGTGACTCGAGCAAAGGAACTCTATCTGGTCACGATAACTTCGAACGAGTGAAAATCGAGGTGCTCGAGCGTTAGTCTGCGCCGGCCGCACCCTCGTGGTGCGAATTGCCATTAAAAAGCGGGACGACGAAACCAGCGACGCTGAGTACCATAATAACGCCGCCAGCGCCGATGATCAGTTCCTGGCCGCCGGTAAACACGCCACCGAGGATGACGAGGACGCCGACGAGCAATGCACCAAAGCCTGCCGTAATCGCGGTCGAACCGTCCATACATGCCATTTGTTGAGACTGTCCACATAAATCGGACGAAAGTGGCAGACGATGGTGAGATCACGTATGCTCGAGCAACGACCCATCACTCAACAGCAAAGTATGGGCTGTGTCCACGGAGACAATTCGGGCTCTGTTGGACCCAAGAAGATGATCTGTGGCTGCTGATAGAGAGCATGGAGACACACGATGACCCCGTATATTTTGCGCTGCTACGGTAAGTCACCAGTCGACTACACCTGCGAACTGAACGGCGACATATCAGTCAGTTACCGGTGATGGTTGTTCAGCCTTGGTGTATCGTGCACTAGCGTGTCCTATTCCGGACCACTGACTATTTAAGACCCTCAAATAAGGAAGGGTGGTGCTTTTCGGTCGCAAGGTCGGAGTACACAGTATGGCTTTTCCAGAGATAGATTCGGCTGTGTTCTTTGGGTTACTTACAATGGTGACTTGGGGAATCTGGGTGGTCCTGGGCAACGCTGCGTCGGAGTCTATCGACCCGAGGACGGCCGCCGCAATCTCCTATCTCGTTGCGGCCCCTCTTGCACTCGGATACATCCTCGTTTCGGACGCATCACTTGCCATTACTGCGAGAGGCGGACTGCTCGCTGGTGCGGCCGGCGTGTTCACCGGAATCGGTCTCATTTCGATGTACATCGGCCTTTCTGGAGGATCAACAACCGTTGTTTCGACTCTCAGCGCGATGTATTTCGTCGTCGCGGCTCTCATCGGTGTGGCCATCCTCGGAGACGAAGTTACGATAACGAGAGTTGCTGGGATAGCGTTCGCACTTATTGGAGTTATCTTGGTTTCCCAGTAGATCTCCCCCGCAGACCACCTGGCTTCGTCTGCACTCGCCGCCGTCGCGCATTCGCGCTGTCTATTCAGCAGATGCGATCCGAACAACCGAGTGACTGCCAAATCTGGCGTGTGCATGTAGAGCATGCGTTCAGCACGATGCCTGAAACGTATCATCAATCAACGGTTGCGCCAGAGCCACCACCCATACGCCGACGATCACCGGACTACCCCCAACTAGTGGGATCGGCTCGAGGCCGTGATAGACATTGATTTTTTTCGAGGCGGAACCCGAGAGCGGCGGTAGCGACTGGTTGTGAGAATCGAAAACGCACCGATCACGGTCCCAGTGCCGCAATATCAGCCCCGACCGTCGCCAGCGCGTCAGCGGGATTCGGGTCGCTGTCGGCCAGATGCGTATATCGGTGGACGGGGACGCTCGAGAGTGCCGTCGAAATAGCCTCGCTGTAGGTCTCGACCCCCGGTTCTGTAGGCTCGTTGCCGCCCCAGACGTCTCGGATGACGGTCATCGAATCGATGTGGACATCCAGCGTGCGTGGCTCGTAGCGAGCGAACAGTTCGGCGAGCCCGAGTTGCAAGGCGACGTATTCGGCGGTGTTGTTCCCCGTCCGAGAGCCAACGGGACGACCGAGACGGGCGAGTTGGGTTTCTGTGGAGTCCATGATGACCGCGCCCGCACCTGCCGGACCGGGGTTGCCACGCGAACTGCCGTCGACGTAGAGGACGAACGCATCACCCGTCGCCTCAGGAATGGACGGCCGCGAGAGGCCCGACTCGAGTACGTCCTCGAGTGCGTGGCGTAACTCACCTCGGCTGGTTTGGGGGTCGAAAAGCCCGCCGTAGCCGGGGACCGCGTCGTCGATGGCGTTGGTAGCCGCGGTGAGCTCATAACCAACAGCTGCGAGCACCTCGTCAACGCGGTCAGCAAGCGGCGACCGGTGTTCGGCCGGGAGCGGGTCGTCAGTCATGGAGTCCCCTCGAGACCGTGACATCTGATCCTAACACGCTCGCACTTGGATGACGCGGGTGGCTGCTCACACCACTGCATATCATGTCTCGGTGGCCGAACGGGATAATTGTTCACACGGGCGACTGGAAGGCAGTATTCTCACACGCGGCGGACACGTCCCGAGTACGGTGGTAAAGTCCGAGGAAGTTGCAAGCCGTAGGTTGTTCGAACTGGCTAGTGAGACGATACGTATGGTTGTTGCATCCGCAGTCGTGTTCCTCGCGAGCTTGCTCATCGGCGCACTCGGGATCTATCTCGGGGCGAGAATCATCGTCGGCGCAGGCGATTACGACCATGCGATCGTCACCGCGTTAATCGGGGCGGTCGTCTGGGCGGTCGTCGGCTTCTTCGTCGGTTGGATTCCGCTTTTGGGGCCGGCGCTGGCGCTGCTGGCCTACATCACGGTGATTAATTTCCAGTACCCCGGCGACTGGACCGCCGCGGCCATGATCGGCCTCGTCGCCTGGGTAACCGTCCTCATTGCCCTCTACGCGCTCGCCGCAGTCGGGATCACGGGCTTCAACGCAGTCGGCGTGCCAGGGCTGTAACCGGAACACAGAATCGTCACACCCACGCCTCGAGTGCCCGCCGATAGGTCTTCTGACAGCGCTCGAGCACGGCAATACTCACGCTCTCGGTTTCAGTATGCGCCTCGCCGGGTTCGGCAGGACCACAGACAACGCACTCGGTTCCGGCCTGCGAGAGCCAGCCAGCGTCGGTCGCATGGGGTTTTGTCACGAGTTCGGGTGAGCCTGACTGGGTGACGTCGGCAGCCTTGAGCACGAGGTCGGCAAAGTCGTCGTCACCGCACTGCATCGGCGGCAAGTCCTGATCG is part of the Natronolimnobius sp. AArcel1 genome and encodes:
- a CDS encoding ribonuclease HI family protein, which produces MTDDPLPAEHRSPLADRVDEVLAAVGYELTAATNAIDDAVPGYGGLFDPQTSRGELRHALEDVLESGLSRPSIPEATGDAFVLYVDGSSRGNPGPAGAGAVIMDSTETQLARLGRPVGSRTGNNTAEYVALQLGLAELFARYEPRTLDVHIDSMTVIRDVWGGNEPTEPGVETYSEAISTALSSVPVHRYTHLADSDPNPADALATVGADIAALGP